The genomic window CAGATGGCACTTTCGGTTTTCACGGCACCACCATGCCCTGGTCGATCAAGCGCTATGCCTCGCACGGCTGCGTTCGCTTCCTGCGCGATGACATCGAGGACCTGTATGATCGGGTGCGAATGGGCATGCGGGTTCGGGTGATTTACCAGCCCGTCATCCTGGGGGTAGAGGGATCGGCCATCTGGCTGTCGGTCTATCCGGACTATTACAACCTGGGCTATGACTATCACGCCGCGGTGAAACAGCTGGCCAAGGAGGCTGGCGTGCTTGCTCGGATTCACGCGCCAGCGCTGGAACGGGCGCTGCGAGACCGGGACGGCATCCCGGTCAATCTGGCCCCGCCGCCGCCGACCCCGCCCTCGCCGCGACCCAGTCGCAGCCCTCGGCCGCAAATGACGGCGCCGCCCGTCTTGCTGCCGGCCTCTCCGTCCTTGCCCGTCTCGCCGCTGCCCACGCCGACCGCCACCCCCACGGCCAGCCCCACGCCGACCCCCACCCCCATCCCGTCTCCGACGCCGCTGAGGCCGCCCGGCTATCCGCTTTATCCGGCCCCTCACGACGGCTGATGGTGGCCTCCGGATGAGATGCTTGGGCCTGCGCCTGGCCGCTTCGGGGGTCTGTTGGCTGCTGGGGGGCCTCGGCAGCCTGTGGCCCTGGCCGACCGCACCGGCCTGGGCGGAATCGGGCGTGCGCTGCTGGCCTGGCCGGCTGAGCGGTGCGGTGTTCGGTGTCGGCCTGCGAGCGGGGGACTCGGTGGCCTGGTTGGGCGTTCGCCACGGGGTGCATCCGGTGCGTTTGCAACGCGTGCGTCGGGGGTGGGTGCGCGTGGACACGCGTCGGGTCACGCCGCGTTTCGCCGCCCAGGTGCAGGGCGTGGTCCTGAACGTGCCGGAGTGTCACGTGTATCTGGTGCACGACGGCCAGGTGGAACGCGATTACCCCGTGGCGGTCTCGACGCCGGACCGCCCCGTGCCGATCGGCTCCACCCGGGTGGTCTCGAAAGAGAAAAATCCGACCTGGTTCGTGCCTGCCTCCATCCAGAAGGAAATGGCCTCGCGGGGTCAACGCGTGACGCTCGAGGTGCCCCCCGGGCCTGACAACCCGCTGGGGCCGCGCTGGATTGGCATCTGGCGAGGCCAGTTCGGGATGCACGGCACCAACGCGCCCCTCTCCATCAAGCGCTATGCCTCGCACGGCTGTGTCCGCTTCCGGGCCGCCGACATCAAGGACCTCTACGAGCGGGTTTGGGTCGGCACCCCGGTCCATGTGGTGTACGAGCCGGTCCTGCTGGCCGTGGCGGGTCGGGACATCTGGCTCTCGGCCTATCCCGACGTGTATGAGACGGGGCTCGATTATGCGGCGCAGCTCCGTCGCCTGGCTCGCTCGGCCGGGGTGCTCGGGCGGCTTGACTGGGCGAAGGCCGCTCAGGCTTTTCGCTTCAGAGATGGCATCGTGCGCGAGGTCAGTCGGGGGCGCGCTACCGCGCCGGCGCCGGTGGTGGTCACGCCCGCGCCGGTGCCCGCCGAGGTGGATGCCCCGCCAGTCCGACACGACGGCGAGCATCCTGGCGAGGCGGAAGAGCCGTCGCCCGCTGCCCCGCTGGAGGGGGCTCCTTTCGACCCCAGCCTCGAAGGCTGGGAGACGGGCGACTGGAATCGTCCCTGAGCACCGCTGCGATCAGGGGCCACTGAGCAACATGGTCCAGCGGCCCGCAGGGTCGATGCCGACCCGCCAGCCCGTGTAGCCTGCGCGCTGAAACTGCTGGATCCGGTTCGGGTCGTAGACCCCCCGCAGGGCCAACCAGGCCGCGTCACTGGGCTGTTGGGCCGCGGCCGGCCAGACGAACAGGGTGGGGTCATCCGCACGCACGGGAGGGGTGCGCAGGAGCGCGACCAGGCGTGGCAGGGGATCGTCGCCGCGGCTGGCCCGCGCGCGCCACAGAACCGCCGGCCGACGCTTCTCGAAGCCGAGATGGTAAGTAAACGGGCCCTCGCCCAGCAGCGCCAGGCGCTCCAGTTCCTCGTACTG from Candidatus Sericytochromatia bacterium includes these protein-coding regions:
- a CDS encoding L,D-transpeptidase; this translates as MRCLGLRLAASGVCWLLGGLGSLWPWPTAPAWAESGVRCWPGRLSGAVFGVGLRAGDSVAWLGVRHGVHPVRLQRVRRGWVRVDTRRVTPRFAAQVQGVVLNVPECHVYLVHDGQVERDYPVAVSTPDRPVPIGSTRVVSKEKNPTWFVPASIQKEMASRGQRVTLEVPPGPDNPLGPRWIGIWRGQFGMHGTNAPLSIKRYASHGCVRFRAADIKDLYERVWVGTPVHVVYEPVLLAVAGRDIWLSAYPDVYETGLDYAAQLRRLARSAGVLGRLDWAKAAQAFRFRDGIVREVSRGRATAPAPVVVTPAPVPAEVDAPPVRHDGEHPGEAEEPSPAAPLEGAPFDPSLEGWETGDWNRP